A stretch of the Candidatus Berkelbacteria bacterium genome encodes the following:
- the secD gene encoding protein translocase subunit SecD — translation MRRRSWWTLLGILAITALAVMAIWPTDIWFIRDIRIHPGLDLQGGTQLVYELKTADIPESDRKEAIEGVREAIVRRVDAFGVNEPVIQASRVSGRDVVIVELPGIKDVNQAKELIGKTAKLEFYESSAEGESGAIETFFGFFKPTSLTGADLKRAQVTFDSGSNSIGGAPLVQIQFNDEGKEKFKALTEAHVDEQIAVFLDGEIITAPTVQTAITDGVAIITGDFELAGAKELAIQLNAGALPVSVALVEERTIGATLGTESVQKSLFAGLVGLILVGLFMILNYRLMGLIATLALLLYTLFTLAIFEWLGITLSLAGIAGFILSIGMAVDANILIFERIREELRGESPMNLAINEGFRRAWSSIFDSNVSSLITATILYYTATGLVRGFAVTLALGILVSMFTAITVSRTFLRLILRERRVKA, via the coding sequence ATGCGTCGACGTTCCTGGTGGACACTTTTAGGAATCCTTGCCATCACAGCGCTGGCCGTGATGGCAATTTGGCCAACTGATATTTGGTTTATACGTGACATTCGAATTCATCCTGGCCTAGACCTTCAGGGTGGAACCCAATTGGTTTACGAACTGAAGACGGCCGACATTCCTGAATCAGATCGAAAAGAAGCAATCGAAGGTGTCCGCGAGGCGATTGTGCGCCGCGTCGACGCTTTTGGTGTGAACGAACCCGTAATTCAAGCTAGTCGCGTGAGCGGGCGGGACGTTGTCATTGTTGAATTGCCTGGCATTAAAGATGTTAATCAAGCTAAAGAATTGATCGGTAAAACTGCCAAGCTCGAATTCTATGAGTCGTCGGCTGAAGGAGAATCGGGAGCAATTGAAACTTTTTTTGGCTTCTTTAAACCCACATCTCTTACAGGCGCTGATTTAAAGCGCGCTCAAGTTACTTTTGACTCCGGCTCAAACTCAATTGGCGGCGCCCCGCTGGTACAAATTCAATTCAACGATGAGGGTAAAGAGAAGTTCAAGGCCCTGACGGAAGCTCATGTTGATGAACAGATCGCTGTCTTTTTGGATGGGGAAATTATTACCGCGCCAACAGTTCAAACTGCTATTACCGATGGCGTAGCGATTATCACCGGTGATTTCGAACTTGCAGGCGCTAAGGAGCTCGCGATTCAGCTTAATGCCGGCGCCCTGCCGGTATCAGTTGCCTTAGTTGAAGAACGGACGATTGGAGCAACTTTGGGCACGGAATCTGTCCAAAAAAGTCTCTTTGCCGGACTTGTCGGTTTGATATTAGTAGGTCTCTTCATGATCCTCAATTACCGCCTAATGGGCTTAATTGCGACTCTAGCGCTCCTACTTTATACTCTCTTCACGCTTGCTATCTTTGAGTGGCTCGGCATTACCTTGAGTTTAGCTGGCATCGCAGGTTTTATTCTTTCAATTGGGATGGCAGTGGACGCTAATATCTTGATTTTTGAACGTATACGCGAAGAGTTACGCGGCGAAAGCCCGATGAATCTTGCAATTAACGAAGGCTTTCGCCGCGCCTGGTCAAGTATTTTTGATTCAAATGTATCCTCGCTGATTACCGCAACAATTTTGTACTACACAGCAACTGGTTTGGTGCGTGGTTTTGCCGTAACGCTCGCGCTAGGTATTCTAGTTTCGATGTTTACGGCGATCACAGTTTCGCGGACATTTTTGCGTTTAATTTTGCGCGAACGAAGGGTTAAAGCATGA
- a CDS encoding mannose-1-phosphate guanylyltransferase, translating to MNVVILAGGSGTRLWPMSRRLQPKQLAKLVSDVTMIEDTVNRLNGFANWDQTYISTNENFAPLIKELLPRVPFDHYIVEPERRDTGPAMAFAAAWLAVESPNEPMILMPSDHHINDAAMFRDVLKVTETLIREQGTMVNFGIAPTFPNVNLGYLKIGKFLEDRDGVHIHEFGGQKEKPDYKTAKKFLTAGNYLWNAGYFAWTPAKFIAAYKKFAPGIGDHLDELGQAIKLKDRAALTEVYGKMEAKSIDYAVIEKMNPAAVRTIRGDFGWADLGSWDMLYDQLGHQTDEQGNLVKGNWHGLDTTNSLIYAPEGKLVTTIGLSDMVIVDTPEALLITPKGRAPEVKKIVDLLKKRNLEDHL from the coding sequence ATGAATGTTGTCATTCTTGCTGGGGGGTCGGGGACACGGCTCTGGCCAATGAGTCGCAGGCTTCAACCAAAACAGCTTGCTAAACTCGTTTCTGACGTGACGATGATTGAAGATACCGTCAATCGGCTTAATGGTTTTGCTAATTGGGATCAAACTTATATCTCGACGAACGAAAACTTTGCACCACTCATCAAGGAATTATTGCCAAGAGTGCCATTCGATCATTACATTGTTGAACCAGAGCGACGAGATACCGGCCCGGCAATGGCCTTTGCCGCGGCCTGGCTAGCGGTTGAGTCACCCAATGAGCCGATGATCCTTATGCCGAGCGACCATCATATTAACGACGCGGCAATGTTTCGTGATGTACTCAAGGTTACGGAAACGCTGATTCGGGAACAGGGGACAATGGTTAATTTTGGTATTGCGCCCACTTTTCCAAATGTAAACCTGGGATACTTAAAGATCGGGAAATTCTTAGAAGACCGCGATGGGGTCCATATCCATGAGTTCGGCGGACAGAAGGAGAAACCTGACTATAAAACCGCCAAGAAATTTTTAACTGCAGGCAACTACCTCTGGAACGCTGGTTATTTTGCCTGGACACCAGCCAAATTCATCGCGGCCTATAAAAAATTTGCGCCTGGAATTGGTGATCACCTGGATGAACTCGGTCAAGCAATTAAATTAAAGGATCGAGCGGCATTAACCGAGGTCTATGGCAAGATGGAGGCTAAATCGATCGACTACGCAGTGATCGAAAAAATGAACCCCGCGGCGGTGCGAACGATTCGGGGTGATTTTGGCTGGGCGGATCTTGGCAGTTGGGACATGCTCTACGACCAACTCGGCCATCAAACAGATGAACAGGGGAATCTAGTGAAGGGTAATTGGCACGGACTCGATACGACCAATTCGCTGATCTACGCACCAGAAGGGAAGTTGGTCACAACAATTGGCCTCTCCGACATGGTAATTGTGGATACGCCAGAAGCTCTCCTCATTACCCCCAAGGGCCGCGCGCCAGAGGTTAAGAAGATCGTTGATTTGCTTAAAAAACGCAACCTCGAAGATCATCTTTGA
- a CDS encoding guanylate kinase — MHAPVPILIAGPSGVGKSTIIQAIVDRFPQLALYKTTTTRDRRSSVDDKYYFVSENEFKSLIEAGRMLEWAKVHGHYYGAQKKHIQEILDHGKFPLPENAVDVQGVRTYRKVFPGLLAIFVAFESLEELPKRIRKTRPEATEEEISTRLASAQREMAAIIEYRHVVINHEGKLDKAIQEVAGIIKKILGITPIAERSRTL, encoded by the coding sequence ATGCACGCACCAGTTCCAATTCTTATTGCCGGGCCGAGCGGAGTGGGGAAGAGTACGATCATTCAAGCAATCGTCGATCGCTTCCCGCAACTTGCACTCTACAAAACTACGACGACGCGCGACCGAAGATCGAGCGTTGATGACAAGTATTATTTCGTTTCAGAAAATGAGTTTAAGAGTTTGATCGAAGCGGGGAGAATGCTCGAATGGGCGAAAGTGCACGGCCATTACTATGGCGCCCAAAAAAAACATATACAAGAGATCCTCGACCATGGAAAGTTTCCTTTACCAGAAAATGCGGTTGACGTGCAGGGCGTGCGGACATACCGAAAAGTATTCCCGGGTTTACTCGCGATCTTTGTCGCGTTTGAATCCTTGGAAGAACTACCCAAGAGAATTCGAAAAACCAGACCGGAAGCTACCGAGGAGGAAATCTCAACGCGCCTAGCTTCAGCGCAGAGAGAAATGGCGGCGATAATAGAATATAGGCATGTTGTCATTAATCATGAGGGTAAACTGGACAAGGCAATCCAAGAGGTGGCTGGTATCATAAAAAAAATACTAGGAATTACTCCAATCGCTGAAAGGAGTCGAACATTATGA
- a CDS encoding RluA family pseudouridine synthase → MVRAEQGGVEDSQIQVIQETDDWVAIDKPPGLVIHDVPGEKHAGATLVDWLREHIPAINQHFSPNNSRPGIIHRLDADTSGVILVAKTPKALNNLQDQFRNRGIEKEYVALVYGETPPSGEMKGNISRLAHDTRQTVRRLSFSWEKAITKPAETRYERNQLLSNDHNRYSLLILKPKTGRTHQLRVQLLDAGWPIIGDQTYNTKESRAASQQLGIARQFLHAKLLQFNDPATGHTYIIEAPLASDLTPALEQLKRV, encoded by the coding sequence ATGGTTCGAGCGGAGCAGGGCGGAGTCGAGGACTCTCAAATACAAGTTATTCAAGAAACCGACGATTGGGTGGCCATCGATAAGCCGCCTGGTCTTGTAATTCATGACGTTCCGGGAGAAAAGCACGCGGGCGCGACTCTTGTTGATTGGTTGCGCGAACACATACCAGCGATCAATCAACACTTCTCGCCAAATAATTCGCGACCAGGCATTATTCATCGGCTAGACGCTGATACCTCGGGCGTGATTCTGGTGGCGAAAACTCCTAAGGCACTCAATAATCTTCAAGATCAGTTTAGAAATCGTGGGATAGAAAAAGAGTACGTGGCGCTCGTCTACGGGGAAACACCTCCATCTGGAGAAATGAAGGGAAATATCAGTCGCCTGGCGCACGACACTCGTCAGACTGTGCGGCGCCTTTCATTCTCGTGGGAAAAAGCCATCACCAAACCAGCGGAAACTCGGTACGAGCGGAACCAACTGTTGAGCAACGATCATAATCGCTACAGCTTGCTAATATTAAAACCAAAAACTGGCCGAACTCACCAGCTCCGCGTTCAACTTCTCGATGCCGGTTGGCCAATCATCGGTGATCAAACCTATAACACCAAAGAAAGCCGCGCGGCTTCGCAACAACTAGGCATCGCCCGCCAATTTCTTCATGCAAAATTGTTACAATTTAACGATCCAGCCACCGGACACACCTATATCATTGAAGCGCCACTAGCCAGTGATCTTACGCCTGCGTTAGAACAGCTAAAGAGAGTATAA
- a CDS encoding VOC family protein, producing the protein MDSIVHFEIPVNVPKEAKKFYNEVFGWNISQWGQQEYWMAVTTEVDEQSQRPKNPGAINGGIFKREGVFKGPIVTIAVADIETALSKIEVAGGKKVRGKEPVGEMGWTAYFEDNQGNLMGLWQSKA; encoded by the coding sequence ATGGATTCAATTGTTCATTTTGAGATCCCTGTGAATGTGCCGAAGGAGGCCAAGAAGTTCTACAATGAGGTGTTTGGTTGGAATATCTCCCAGTGGGGTCAACAGGAGTATTGGATGGCCGTGACAACGGAAGTTGATGAACAATCTCAACGACCAAAGAACCCCGGCGCGATTAACGGTGGCATCTTTAAGCGAGAAGGTGTGTTTAAAGGACCAATCGTCACTATCGCGGTTGCCGACATTGAGACAGCCTTGTCAAAGATCGAGGTGGCCGGTGGGAAAAAGGTTCGTGGCAAAGAACCAGTTGGCGAGATGGGCTGGACGGCCTACTTTGAAGATAACCAGGGTAATCTAATGGGACTCTGGCAGAGTAAGGCCTAA
- a CDS encoding DNA recombination protein RmuC, giving the protein METTLITLVVLVGIGVGIGFALILQRMSQLEEVRKGDQSTTLLNQNLQEMQKRIDATTHAINERLDRAAQVVGSVHRELGAMSQIGTQLAQFQDFLKSPKLRGGLGEQGLKDLLNQALPADVIRFQHAFRTGDIVDAMIKLSAGIVPIDSKFPLENFNRYLGETSEQEKNSHANAFRRDFRNRVNEIAKKYILPDEGTVDFAMMYLPSETVYYEVVTNEKFRDLYEYAAREKVIVTSPSTLFYYLRTIMIGLEGQRLNQMAHQVLKTVRAIQQETHKFGDNVRVLGKHIGNAKNSMDSVQQDYLRLASKVDTVLELEQEELAATLPERSEEAA; this is encoded by the coding sequence ATGGAAACAACACTTATTACTCTGGTTGTTTTGGTTGGCATTGGGGTAGGGATTGGATTTGCTCTGATTCTCCAGCGAATGAGTCAGCTCGAAGAAGTACGCAAGGGCGACCAGTCGACAACGCTCCTGAACCAAAATCTTCAGGAAATGCAGAAACGAATTGATGCGACCACTCATGCGATCAACGAGCGCCTCGACCGAGCCGCCCAGGTTGTTGGTTCGGTCCACCGAGAACTCGGCGCGATGAGTCAGATCGGCACGCAACTTGCCCAATTTCAAGATTTTTTGAAGTCGCCAAAACTTCGGGGTGGCTTAGGCGAGCAAGGCCTTAAAGACTTGTTAAACCAAGCGCTTCCCGCCGATGTGATTCGCTTTCAACACGCTTTTCGGACAGGCGACATTGTTGATGCGATGATCAAACTTTCGGCTGGCATTGTCCCAATCGATTCTAAATTCCCGCTTGAAAATTTTAACCGCTATTTAGGCGAGACTTCAGAACAGGAAAAAAACAGCCATGCCAACGCATTTCGCCGTGATTTCCGGAATCGCGTCAACGAGATTGCTAAAAAATACATTCTGCCAGATGAAGGCACGGTCGATTTTGCGATGATGTATCTGCCCAGTGAAACTGTCTACTATGAAGTGGTGACAAATGAAAAGTTCCGTGATCTTTACGAATATGCCGCTCGCGAAAAAGTGATCGTGACAAGCCCATCAACCTTGTTTTACTATCTACGAACCATCATGATCGGTCTGGAAGGCCAGCGCTTAAATCAGATGGCGCACCAAGTGCTCAAGACCGTTCGAGCAATTCAGCAAGAAACCCACAAGTTTGGCGATAACGTCCGAGTTCTTGGCAAGCATATTGGGAATGCGAAAAACTCAATGGATAGCGTTCAGCAAGACTATCTTCGCCTCGCAAGCAAGGTTGACACCGTCCTTGAATTAGAACAAGAAGAACTTGCGGCAACGCTTCCAGAAAGAAGCGAAGAAGCCGCATAG
- a CDS encoding ATP-dependent helicase — MARKKTQIEFLPLVIKPDLNDSLNEAQLEAVTHTEGPLLVVAGAGTGKTKTLTHRIAWLIEQKLAKPREILALTFTEKAAAEMETRVDQLLPYGYTDTAIATFHSFGDQFLREYALSLGLPPEFRVLGSDEQALFLAERFDEIDGLTALRPIGNPRKYIAAILKVISRAKDELVVPEQYFRVAETLEDQAITEEEQREAARQLDIARIYAAYEQFKDERGVIDFGDQILKLVLFLDANPQILKTLRTRFRYVLVDEFQDTNVAQYELVRRLVSPSQHLTVVGDDDQAIYKFRGAAVSNILRFRCDFPKAKTVVLTKNYRSTQAILDTAYTLIRNNDPDRLESKLGINKHLTGQTSGVPPDFHWYTHEADEIEALVAAIRERQKTLALSTMAILVRSNTLIAPIATALRQADIPFSTSTDRSFIHRPEIRGIIAFLKCLAYTDDSLAYMKLALSPYYQLSPEWVLPFNDAARRANRSFHDVLATNDSIAWTRLSPEGKEAMEALRDDLVRYRHLLGSKNPGEILYRFLNDRGILETELKTSGTQTTLLRETPEAERLVMVQNLAAVFEAIRGYIESGSDPFSLTFIDRLDEFLSHITPPTVSVEPDMDAIRIMTVHASKGLEFDTVFLPSMTADRFPARAKKEVLTLPDALIAETLPTGDEHLEEERRLAYVAMTRARHELILSGAERSGEGVRTKRISPFVVEAFELMTPLKPQPSHSKEGVLKQFATQQAPATPTLTLPVNDGILFLSPAMIECYQNDPYDFYWKYVLKAPSTPSRHFVYGNAIHSAIEAYYRRRIGGTTVTLEDILQRYSEAWKSEGFESRADENRQFEQGTATLQRFVERASAEPLPTLVEETFTLTVPRARLRGRMDAIFESQGEIRDFKTSNVKDQKDANERVKKNIPIRIYALAYRQRFGALPKQVSLDFVEVDFRASLTPDETMISSTEKLIQETIDGILAKSFAPNPNNIFADYE, encoded by the coding sequence ATGGCACGCAAAAAAACGCAAATCGAATTCCTCCCCCTGGTTATTAAGCCAGACTTAAATGATTCACTGAATGAGGCTCAACTTGAAGCCGTAACCCACACAGAGGGGCCGCTTTTGGTTGTGGCCGGCGCTGGTACAGGCAAAACAAAAACACTCACCCATCGGATCGCATGGCTTATTGAGCAAAAATTGGCCAAGCCACGAGAAATCTTAGCCCTGACTTTCACGGAAAAAGCGGCGGCAGAGATGGAAACGCGTGTCGACCAGCTTCTTCCTTATGGTTACACCGATACCGCCATCGCCACCTTCCACTCATTTGGCGATCAATTCCTGCGTGAGTACGCGCTTAGCTTGGGCTTGCCACCAGAGTTTCGTGTTCTTGGGAGCGATGAACAAGCGCTCTTTCTTGCCGAGCGGTTCGATGAGATTGATGGACTCACGGCGTTGCGGCCAATAGGCAATCCTCGCAAATACATTGCCGCCATTCTCAAGGTGATCAGCCGCGCCAAAGATGAACTCGTCGTGCCAGAACAGTATTTTCGGGTCGCAGAAACATTAGAGGATCAAGCAATAACCGAGGAAGAACAAAGGGAAGCGGCACGGCAATTGGATATTGCTCGAATCTATGCCGCCTATGAACAGTTCAAGGATGAGCGTGGCGTAATCGATTTTGGTGATCAAATTCTCAAATTAGTCCTCTTCCTGGATGCAAACCCACAGATTCTAAAAACGCTTCGCACACGCTTTCGCTATGTTCTCGTTGATGAATTTCAAGATACGAATGTCGCTCAATACGAACTCGTGCGCCGCCTGGTTAGTCCCAGCCAACACCTGACTGTGGTGGGTGACGACGACCAGGCAATCTACAAATTCCGCGGCGCGGCTGTGAGTAATATTTTGAGGTTTCGGTGCGATTTTCCGAAAGCGAAAACTGTTGTGCTCACCAAGAACTACCGATCAACCCAAGCAATTCTTGACACTGCCTACACATTAATTCGAAACAATGATCCAGATCGCTTAGAAAGTAAGCTTGGCATTAACAAACATCTGACTGGGCAAACATCCGGCGTGCCACCAGACTTCCACTGGTACACCCATGAAGCTGATGAGATTGAGGCGCTAGTTGCGGCAATCCGTGAGCGCCAGAAAACACTCGCGCTTTCAACTATGGCGATTCTCGTCCGTTCAAACACGCTCATCGCTCCAATTGCCACGGCCCTGCGTCAAGCAGACATCCCATTCTCTACGAGTACCGACCGCTCCTTTATTCACCGACCCGAAATTCGTGGCATTATCGCCTTCTTAAAGTGTCTTGCCTACACTGATGATTCACTCGCCTACATGAAACTTGCACTGTCACCGTACTACCAACTTTCTCCTGAATGGGTGTTGCCATTCAACGATGCGGCCCGGCGCGCAAATCGCTCGTTTCACGATGTTCTCGCTACTAACGACTCGATCGCCTGGACACGATTATCGCCAGAGGGTAAAGAGGCAATGGAGGCACTGCGGGACGACCTCGTTCGCTATCGCCACTTACTCGGTAGCAAGAATCCAGGAGAAATTCTGTACCGGTTTCTCAACGACCGTGGCATCCTCGAAACTGAACTAAAAACTTCAGGTACTCAAACAACACTCTTAAGAGAAACGCCCGAGGCCGAGCGCTTGGTGATGGTGCAGAATCTCGCCGCCGTCTTTGAGGCAATTCGGGGTTACATTGAATCGGGCAGTGACCCATTTTCACTTACTTTTATTGATCGACTCGATGAATTTCTCTCGCATATTACGCCACCAACGGTCAGCGTTGAGCCTGATATGGATGCAATCCGGATTATGACGGTTCATGCCTCGAAAGGCCTGGAGTTCGATACGGTTTTCTTGCCGAGTATGACGGCTGATCGCTTCCCAGCCCGAGCCAAGAAAGAGGTGCTGACCCTCCCCGACGCGCTAATTGCTGAAACATTACCAACTGGCGATGAACATTTGGAGGAAGAGCGACGTCTCGCCTACGTGGCGATGACTCGAGCCCGCCACGAACTGATTCTCTCGGGCGCCGAACGAAGTGGCGAGGGCGTTCGAACTAAACGAATCAGTCCCTTTGTTGTTGAGGCGTTTGAGCTCATGACACCACTCAAACCCCAACCCAGTCATTCGAAGGAGGGCGTACTGAAACAATTCGCCACACAACAGGCGCCTGCGACTCCAACCCTCACACTACCCGTCAACGATGGAATTCTCTTCCTCTCGCCAGCGATGATCGAGTGTTACCAAAATGATCCGTATGACTTTTATTGGAAATACGTGCTCAAGGCGCCATCAACTCCGAGTCGTCACTTTGTCTACGGAAACGCGATTCACTCCGCCATCGAAGCTTACTACCGCCGCCGTATCGGCGGCACAACCGTGACACTCGAAGATATTCTCCAACGCTACAGTGAAGCGTGGAAGAGCGAGGGCTTCGAGAGTCGCGCTGATGAGAATCGTCAATTCGAGCAAGGAACGGCAACGCTCCAGCGCTTTGTGGAACGAGCGAGCGCCGAGCCACTCCCCACATTGGTTGAGGAGACTTTTACTCTGACAGTGCCACGCGCCCGTCTGCGCGGAAGAATGGATGCAATCTTCGAGAGCCAGGGTGAGATTCGCGACTTCAAAACGAGCAATGTGAAGGATCAAAAAGATGCGAATGAACGGGTGAAGAAGAATATTCCTATTCGGATCTACGCCCTGGCCTATAGGCAGCGATTTGGCGCTCTACCTAAACAAGTCTCCCTCGATTTTGTTGAGGTCGATTTCCGAGCTTCGCTGACCCCCGATGAAACAATGATCAGTTCAACAGAGAAACTCATCCAAGAAACAATCGACGGCATCCTCGCTAAATCCTTCGCCCCGAACCCAAACAACATTTTCGCGGATTACGAATAG
- a CDS encoding vitamin K epoxide reductase family protein, with amino-acid sequence MKNRILTFVGSLLCLLGFADALYLTIKHYQGIVPICSLTEGCDEVLTSSYATLGDVPIALFGTLYYLALLVFLHLPTRVSRGLFFVLVSLGLFASLGLTYLQFGVLQAICVYCLGSAMITFSLWIIGWLRLASGYQR; translated from the coding sequence ATGAAGAATAGGATATTAACTTTTGTTGGCAGCCTTCTGTGCTTACTTGGCTTTGCCGACGCCTTATATCTCACAATCAAACACTACCAAGGAATTGTGCCAATTTGCTCTCTGACGGAAGGTTGCGATGAGGTACTGACTAGTTCCTATGCAACTTTGGGCGATGTTCCAATTGCACTTTTTGGCACGCTTTATTATCTAGCCTTGCTAGTATTTCTACACCTACCAACTCGTGTGAGTCGAGGTTTATTCTTTGTTCTTGTGAGCCTTGGACTCTTCGCTTCACTTGGTCTGACTTACTTGCAATTTGGCGTCCTGCAAGCGATCTGCGTCTACTGTTTGGGCTCGGCAATGATCACATTCTCGCTCTGGATAATCGGCTGGCTCCGTTTAGCGAGCGGGTATCAGCGCTAA
- a CDS encoding thioredoxin domain-containing protein, which translates to MNQFWPWFFAVGATVLLVVGIIMFDTNQRQVSGTTSAEVATIKEGEWTTGPNEAPVTLIEYSDFQCPACGNYFPTVETLKQEFGDQLRFVYRHYPLKSIHKHAESTAKAAEAAGLQGKFWEMHSQLFTHQTDWSKQSEEEAQAIFRTYGKNIGLNLTLYDEAFSSNAVNEAINDDIRTGDLAKISGTPTFILNGEYIKNPSSLDEFRGLIRAKIGAPDKEVKDEE; encoded by the coding sequence ATGAATCAATTCTGGCCTTGGTTTTTTGCGGTTGGAGCGACAGTTTTACTGGTTGTGGGCATCATTATGTTTGATACTAATCAACGCCAAGTTTCAGGCACAACGTCAGCAGAAGTCGCAACAATTAAAGAAGGTGAGTGGACAACTGGTCCCAATGAGGCGCCGGTAACTTTAATCGAGTATAGCGATTTTCAATGCCCAGCCTGCGGCAACTATTTCCCAACAGTCGAAACACTCAAGCAAGAGTTTGGTGACCAACTTCGATTTGTTTATCGTCATTATCCACTGAAATCAATTCATAAGCACGCCGAATCAACTGCCAAGGCGGCTGAAGCGGCGGGTCTACAGGGAAAATTTTGGGAAATGCACAGTCAGCTTTTTACTCATCAGACTGACTGGTCAAAACAATCTGAAGAAGAAGCGCAAGCAATCTTTCGCACCTACGGCAAAAATATCGGCCTCAATCTTACCCTTTACGACGAGGCATTTAGCTCTAACGCCGTAAACGAAGCCATCAATGACGATATTCGCACCGGCGACTTGGCTAAAATTAGCGGCACACCGACCTTCATTCTCAATGGCGAATATATCAAAAACCCGAGTTCGCTCGATGAATTTCGAGGCTTGATTCGAGCTAAAATTGGAGCGCCTGACAAGGAAGTGAAAGATGAAGAATAG
- the trxA gene encoding thioredoxin, translated as MQINESEFQAKVIEASKTQPVVVDFWAEWCGPCVAMEPIYQEVANHYQGKVAFHKLNVDQNPKVTQQYGILSIPTTLFFRHGKPVDQVTGLVDKSELTTRVDKLLA; from the coding sequence ATGCAAATCAACGAATCTGAATTTCAAGCAAAGGTCATAGAGGCCTCAAAGACCCAACCAGTTGTGGTTGATTTTTGGGCCGAATGGTGTGGACCCTGCGTCGCCATGGAGCCAATTTATCAGGAAGTGGCGAATCACTATCAAGGCAAGGTCGCCTTTCATAAACTCAACGTCGATCAAAACCCTAAAGTTACCCAGCAATACGGCATCTTGAGTATCCCGACCACGCTTTTTTTCAGACACGGCAAGCCAGTCGACCAAGTCACAGGCTTAGTTGATAAATCGGAGCTGACGACGCGCGTGGATAAGCTCTTGGCATAA